Part of the Candidatus Neomarinimicrobiota bacterium genome is shown below.
GAAATGGCCTCATCCATAAGCCACTCTTCCTCGTTCTTTGTAATCATGATAACAGGAATATGAGGACTTTTCTCTTTCATCTCTTTTAAGGTAGAGATGCCGTCCATTCCGGGCATTACCTGATCAAGAAGCATCAGATCGAAATTTTCACTCTCAGTGGCGGAGAGAGCGTCCCGGCCGTTCGTCACTTTCTCCACGGTATAGCCCCTCTCTTCGAGATATAGAATGTGGGGTTTGAGCAGATCGATTTCATCATCCACCCAGAGAATTTTGCCACGGAAAGTTGGATTCATCACCTAAAGGTTAGTAATGGACAGATATAAATCGTCTGCCGGATGGTATCTCAGTAAATCCTATTTTTGGGTCAACGTCCAGACGCCGTCCCAGTCATCACCGGGCGGATTCGCCTTTAAGTATTCACAGCGTTCAATATATACGGCGCTAGGGTTCGTGGGCCGGGTGGGAAACATTTCTTCCATAGTCTCGGCTTCCTTAAAGGCCTTCAGACCCTTATCCCACTTCTGTTCAAGGTAGAAATCGACACCTTCACGAAACACCGGTATCAGTTTTGAGTATTCCCCACTCAGCCCCTCCTTCTCCGCCAACAGCTCAAAAACCTTTACAGGATGCGTCTTTCCTTTAACACGAACATTATCCAGGAATCGCCATTCAAATCTGTCTTTGACGGCGTTGTACGTATTCTCAGCCACCTGGATGTAGACACCGTACTGTTTAGCCGATGCCTCCAAACGGGCGGCAATATTTACAGTATCACCCATCATGGTATAGTTCATCCTCATCTTGGAGCCCATGTTGCCTGTCACCATGTCACCGGAATTGAGTCCTACGCGGTGACGAATATTGTGGACAATATCAGGCCAATCGCCCGATTCTGCCCATTTCTGGCGGAGATCACTGAGATGATTTTCCATCGCAAGAGAAGTAATACAGGCAAGATATTCGTGGTCATCCACTGGAACAGGCGCACCGTAGAAAGCCACTATGGCGTCACCGATGTACTTATCCAGAGTGGCGTGGTGATCGAGAAGAATATCCGTCATTTCTGTGAGATATTCGTTCATCAATGCCACCATTCGCTCTGGCTCCAGCACTTCAGAAAATAAAGAGAAGCTCTGGATATCTGAGAAGAATGCAGTGTTATAACCGGCCTCGCCGCCAAGTTTAGGCTCCTGTTTCGAATCGTACATCTGATCAATGAGGTCAGGTGAAACGTACGTACCGAATGTGTTTTTCAAGAACCGTTTATCCTTCTGTTCAACAATAATCCGGTACAAAACATTACTGGTGTACGTGATAAATACACCGAAAATGGGTGCAACTACAAGCACCAAAGTTGAATCGTGCAAACCGGGTACGTTGATGCTATCCCAATTCCCGGTCAGTCTCTTCACAAGCCAAAGCGAATCGCTCGTGAATGCACCTATGGCGTAACTAAGAAAAACAAGAATCTCCACTAAAATGCAGACACCGGCCAACAACGGGTTTAAAAACGATATAAATAGATAAGCAAATATGGATAACCCAGCGATTAGCAGGATATGTGCGGCGCGTGAATCACTAGACCAACTTATTTCCCCGCCATAAACGTCAATGAAATTTTGATCTAGCAGGGTCTGAATTGCATTGGCGTGATATTCTACCCCGGGTAAGAGATTCTGCTCGCCTGCAAAGGTAAAGAAAGAGGTCTGTTTGACATCGTGGAGTACTTCTACGGAGACGCCAATGAGGACAATCTTGTTGTAGAAAGGCGATTGTGTAATGTCGAAGTCTTTTCCTAAGCCAAGTTCTTCCATCAATTGAGCCTTGGTCTCAGGGTCTTCAATCTCTTTGAGCCATTGAGGAATTTCTCCTGGAAGAAACTGGCTCATCCAGTCCGTATCCTCATCAAAATCGTTAAGATCAACATCCTCCACATCCACAACGTTTGAGAGAGGATATCGATTAAAAGTCTTCCAAGCCTCATAACCTTCAATATTCTGTGCAGAGCTAGGACCATATATGTTAACCAGAAATCGACCAGGATAGCTAAATATGGGGATCTCTAAAGGCCCATAAGAAAGTTTACTTGCATCTTCATTGAAAAAAGGCATCGTTGTATCTGGAATATCTAGAAAATTTTGGACAGCCTTCAAACCGAGAGTTGGATATAACGTGTCAGAACTCTCAATTGTCATAAAAGTAAAGTACTGCCTTGAAAAGCCATCTGTGTCAGGGTTCTCATTCACAAGACCGTAATCTGCATTTGCGGACTGCAGAATGGCATTAGGAAACTGAATATACTGTGGCGGAACCCGGGTAGACTCTTGAACAAGCTTTGAGGCAAGAATAATTGAAGTACCATTAGATTTCGCTTCAACAATAGCTTTAGCGAATATGCTGTCCCCGTGGGCAGGCACGAGTTTACTTAGCCCTCTTGCCTGAAGATTGGATCGAATCTCCTTAAGATATTCCGATTGTCTATCAGGTGCATCAAACTGAATATCAAAAACGATCACCTTTGCTCCCGCTTTCGATAGGTTTCTGACGACCATTCCCCACACTTCTCGAGGGTACGGCCATGTCCATGGAACCAGACGGTAACTTTCGTCAT
Proteins encoded:
- a CDS encoding adenylate/guanylate cyclase domain-containing protein — encoded protein: MNTILEQLKKQAVGLGITFGSLILVFLLHSIGVFDTFELKVIDLAFKTRGPLSGWMARQEIPKDSLDVVLVDVDDESYRLVPWTWPYPREVWGMVVRNLSKAGAKVIVFDIQFDAPDRQSEYLKEIRSNLQARGLSKLVPAHGDSIFAKAIVEAKSNGTSIILASKLVQESTRVPPQYIQFPNAILQSANADYGLVNENPDTDGFSRQYFTFMTIESSDTLYPTLGLKAVQNFLDIPDTTMPFFNEDASKLSYGPLEIPIFSYPGRFLVNIYGPSSAQNIEGYEAWKTFNRYPLSNVVDVEDVDLNDFDEDTDWMSQFLPGEIPQWLKEIEDPETKAQLMEELGLGKDFDITQSPFYNKIVLIGVSVEVLHDVKQTSFFTFAGEQNLLPGVEYHANAIQTLLDQNFIDVYGGEISWSSDSRAAHILLIAGLSIFAYLFISFLNPLLAGVCILVEILVFLSYAIGAFTSDSLWLVKRLTGNWDSINVPGLHDSTLVLVVAPIFGVFITYTSNVLYRIIVEQKDKRFLKNTFGTYVSPDLIDQMYDSKQEPKLGGEAGYNTAFFSDIQSFSLFSEVLEPERMVALMNEYLTEMTDILLDHHATLDKYIGDAIVAFYGAPVPVDDHEYLACITSLAMENHLSDLRQKWAESGDWPDIVHNIRHRVGLNSGDMVTGNMGSKMRMNYTMMGDTVNIAARLEASAKQYGVYIQVAENTYNAVKDRFEWRFLDNVRVKGKTHPVKVFELLAEKEGLSGEYSKLIPVFREGVDFYLEQKWDKGLKAFKEAETMEEMFPTRPTNPSAVYIERCEYLKANPPGDDWDGVWTLTQK